Proteins encoded in a region of the Vicia villosa cultivar HV-30 ecotype Madison, WI linkage group LG5, Vvil1.0, whole genome shotgun sequence genome:
- the LOC131607602 gene encoding uncharacterized protein LOC131607602, translated as MASLEEDELVQMVHDFIESDHSPNSPTTFITSSNHHHPLHNRTQFCILQDILRSDTGLDEAKVMKYVMKLMRGRHGSEKTTVLSRWIVKRMRKDGFNASLYQTSWSTSLGCPAGEYEYIEVMIEDENNIDGDPMRLIIDIDFRSQFELARPTEYYKELTDSLPIIYIGTENKLCKIISLLCSAAKQSLREKGLHIPPWRTTTYMQSKWLSVCHKEHNPVGIGENSIVGNSKRVKKSDLGGESGLSSQFSNMRINCC; from the exons atggcaAGTTTAGAAGAAGATGAGTTGGTACAAATGGTACATGACTTTATAGAGTCTGATCATTCACCTAACTCTCCTACAACTTTCATCACTTCCTCTAATCATCACCACCCTTTACACAATCGAACACAATTTTGTATTTTGCAG GATATTTTAAGGAGTGATACAGGTTTAGATGAAGCTAAGGTTATGAAATATGTGATGAAGCTTATGAGAGGTAGACATGGTTCTGAGAAGACAACAGTTCTTAGTAGATGGATTGTTAAGAGAATGAGAAAGGATGGCTTTAATGCTTCTCTCTATCAAACTTCTTGGTCCACCTCTTTAGGATGTCCTGCTG GTGAATACGAATATATTGAGGTCATGATTGAAGATGAGAACAATATTGATGGTGATCCTATGAGGCTTATTATAGACATAGACTTTAGGTCACAATTTGAACTAGCAAGACCAACAGAATACTACAAAGAATTGACAGACTCACTACCAATAATCTATATTGGAACAGAAAACAAATTATGCAAGATAATCTCTTTGTTATGTTCTGCAGCCAAACAGTCCCTAAGAGAAAAGGGTCTACACATACCACCATGGAGAACAACAACATACATGCAATCAAAATGGCTCTCTGTGTGTCATAAAGAGCATAATCCTGTTGGAATTGGAGAGAATAGTATTGTTGGAAATAGTAAGAGGGTAAAGAAAAGTGATTTGGGTGGTGAATCTGGATTGTCTAGTCAATTTTCTAACATGAGGATTAATTGTTGCTAG